In Deinococcus aquaedulcis, a single genomic region encodes these proteins:
- a CDS encoding beta/alpha barrel domain-containing protein, with protein MIPDPVQDVPAPDLFPAAFPDHAFPRVQWEGAPPATLPAQAWVTETTHRDGQQGGLPLTPEAGLAIYDLMGRFTADSGALRQAEFFVYRPADRAMLEGALDRWWGGHPVEPTTWIRATRQDAALVAGLGVRETGMLASASDYHTFYKFRPGGRAQAARTYLDAVAAVLDAGLRPRLHLEDATRAPREFVLPLVEAVQALAAPYPAAQAPRIRVCDTMGVGLPLEGAAWPRSVPRLIHELLSLGVPGEQLEFHPHNDTHLVVANSLAAVLAGCAAVNGTLLGKGERTGNAPLEGVVLHLIGLGLTGPADFTVLGELADLYEGLGQGVPAKYPLFGRDAHRTRAGIHADGLNKFWPMYAPFNVPTLLGRPLELSLTKDSGLAGLVFLIKSHTDVELPKSHPGLQALHAELNAQFDAGRQTAVEWEEVADRAMPLVAQQG; from the coding sequence ATGATCCCAGACCCTGTTCAGGATGTCCCGGCCCCCGACCTCTTTCCGGCCGCTTTTCCGGACCACGCCTTTCCCCGGGTGCAGTGGGAAGGCGCGCCCCCGGCCACCCTGCCGGCCCAGGCCTGGGTGACCGAAACCACCCACCGCGACGGTCAGCAGGGTGGCCTGCCACTGACGCCGGAAGCCGGGCTGGCGATCTATGACCTGATGGGCCGCTTTACTGCCGACAGCGGCGCGCTGCGACAGGCGGAATTCTTCGTGTACCGCCCCGCCGACCGCGCCATGCTCGAAGGGGCCCTGGACCGCTGGTGGGGCGGCCACCCCGTGGAGCCCACCACCTGGATTCGGGCCACCCGTCAGGACGCCGCGCTGGTGGCCGGGCTGGGCGTGCGGGAAACGGGCATGCTGGCCAGCGCCAGCGATTACCACACCTTTTACAAGTTCAGGCCCGGGGGCCGGGCCCAGGCGGCCCGCACCTATCTGGACGCGGTGGCGGCCGTGCTGGACGCTGGGCTGCGGCCCCGCCTGCACCTGGAGGACGCCACCCGCGCCCCGCGCGAGTTCGTGCTGCCGCTGGTGGAGGCGGTGCAGGCCCTGGCCGCGCCTTACCCGGCGGCGCAGGCACCCCGCATCCGGGTGTGCGACACGATGGGCGTGGGCTTGCCCCTGGAAGGCGCGGCGTGGCCCCGCAGTGTGCCGCGCCTGATCCACGAGCTGCTCTCGCTGGGGGTTCCTGGCGAGCAGCTGGAGTTCCATCCCCACAACGACACGCACCTGGTCGTCGCCAACAGCCTGGCCGCCGTTCTGGCGGGGTGTGCAGCGGTGAACGGCACCTTGCTGGGCAAGGGCGAGCGCACCGGCAACGCTCCACTGGAAGGGGTGGTGCTGCACCTGATCGGGCTGGGCCTCACCGGGCCGGCAGACTTCACGGTGCTGGGTGAACTGGCCGACCTGTACGAGGGACTGGGCCAGGGCGTACCCGCCAAGTACCCGCTGTTTGGCCGCGACGCCCACCGCACCCGCGCCGGCATCCACGCCGACGGCCTGAACAAGTTCTGGCCCATGTACGCGCCCTTTAACGTACCCACCCTGCTGGGCCGCCCCCTGGAACTCAGCCTGACCAAAGACAGCGGGCTGGCCGGACTGGTTTTTCTGATCAAATCGCACACGGACGTGGAACTCCCCAAAAGCCACCCGGGCCTGCAGGCCCTCCACGCTGAGCTGAACGCCCAGTTCGATGCGGGTCGGCAGACGGCCGTGGAGTGGGAAGAGGTGGCTGACCGGGCCATGCCGCTGGTGGCGCAACAGGGCTAG
- the galE gene encoding UDP-glucose 4-epimerase GalE has product MKLMVVGGAGYIGSHTVRQLRRAGHDVTVFDNLSSGHAAALPDDVVLVQGDLLDGDAVKAALVAHQPDAVIHFAALIEVGESMRAPGRYYRNNVVGSLNLLQAIAETRKIPLVFSSTAAVYGTTDAVPIPEDAPLHPESVYGETKLMTERMIHAFHVAHGLPYTILRYFNVCGAAPEGDIGEAHQSKSHLIEMAALTALGQREKMLIFGDDYPTPDGTCIRDYVHVQDLADAHVLAVEALARGERTAGTYNVGLGHGFSVKEVLDAFDAVAGTPLPRELAPRRAGDPPRLVADATRIRQDLGFTPRFTDLQEIVQTAWNWHKAHPHDFRQ; this is encoded by the coding sequence ATGAAACTCATGGTGGTGGGGGGCGCAGGCTATATCGGGTCGCACACGGTGCGGCAGTTGCGGCGGGCCGGGCACGACGTGACGGTGTTCGACAACCTGAGCAGCGGCCACGCGGCGGCCCTGCCAGACGACGTGGTGCTGGTGCAGGGCGATCTGCTGGATGGGGATGCCGTAAAGGCCGCCCTGGTGGCCCACCAGCCCGACGCTGTGATTCACTTTGCTGCATTGATTGAGGTGGGCGAGAGCATGCGCGCGCCGGGCCGCTACTACCGCAACAACGTGGTGGGCAGCCTGAACCTGCTGCAGGCCATTGCCGAAACCCGCAAGATTCCGCTGGTGTTTTCCTCCACGGCCGCCGTGTACGGCACCACCGACGCGGTGCCGATTCCTGAAGACGCGCCCCTGCACCCCGAAAGCGTGTACGGTGAAACCAAGCTGATGACCGAGCGCATGATCCACGCCTTTCACGTGGCGCACGGCCTGCCGTACACCATCCTGCGGTACTTCAACGTGTGCGGCGCGGCCCCCGAGGGTGATATTGGCGAGGCGCACCAGAGTAAGTCCCACCTCATCGAGATGGCCGCCCTGACGGCCCTGGGCCAGCGCGAGAAGATGCTGATTTTCGGGGACGATTACCCCACGCCGGACGGCACCTGCATCCGCGACTACGTGCATGTGCAGGATCTGGCCGACGCGCACGTGCTGGCCGTGGAGGCCCTGGCACGCGGCGAACGCACCGCCGGCACCTACAACGTGGGCCTGGGCCACGGCTTTAGTGTGAAAGAAGTGCTAGACGCCTTTGACGCCGTGGCCGGCACGCCGCTGCCGCGTGAACTGGCCCCCCGCCGCGCGGGCGACCCGCCCCGGCTGGTGGCCGACGCGACCCGCATTCGCCAGGACCTGGGTTTCACGCCGCGCTTTACCGACCTCCAGGAGATCGTGCAGACAGCCTGGAACTGGCACAAGGCCCACCCACACGACTTCCGGCAGTAA
- a CDS encoding citrate synthase family protein, whose translation MPATDSLSTAQACAALGVKPATLYAYVSRGLVRSEPGPAGTRQRRYHAGDVAALAERQAGRRDPQAAVQGAVQASLNWGQPVLDSVLTAVQGGTLIYRGHAALPLAEAATVEEVAALLWTGEAGRHPALPLRARLNLGGQPRAARPLEALGYALTHAGAHDPGVHDTRPEARLRQAGRTLNLLYATLERHVCLPPAPDLPLHLRLARAWGRPDGAEVLRRALVLLADHELNVSAFAARVTASSGAGLPHSVLAALCALQGPRHGLAALNAHALLLGALRGTPRAALHEAARQLGRVPGFGHALYPAGDPRATALLATLAQTWPGAPGVQAALALGTAAQEETGEHPNVDLALATLIHVLGRDPEDTATLFALGRAVGWLAHALEAGQGGLLRPRARYVGPPLAGSV comes from the coding sequence ATGCCCGCAACTGACTCTCTCTCCACGGCTCAGGCCTGCGCGGCGCTGGGGGTCAAGCCGGCCACCCTGTACGCCTATGTGTCGCGCGGCCTGGTTCGCAGCGAGCCGGGCCCGGCGGGGACCCGGCAGCGCCGCTACCACGCGGGCGATGTGGCGGCGTTGGCCGAGCGGCAGGCGGGGCGGCGCGATCCGCAGGCAGCGGTGCAGGGCGCGGTGCAGGCCAGCCTGAACTGGGGCCAGCCGGTGCTGGACAGCGTGCTGACAGCGGTACAAGGCGGCACCCTGATCTACCGGGGCCACGCCGCCCTGCCGCTGGCCGAGGCCGCCACGGTAGAAGAGGTGGCGGCCCTGCTGTGGACGGGGGAGGCGGGCAGGCATCCGGCCCTGCCGCTGCGCGCGCGGCTGAATCTGGGGGGGCAGCCGCGCGCAGCCCGGCCCCTGGAGGCCCTGGGCTACGCCCTGACCCATGCGGGTGCACACGACCCGGGGGTCCACGACACCCGCCCTGAGGCGCGGCTGCGGCAGGCGGGGCGTACCCTGAACCTGCTCTACGCCACACTGGAACGTCATGTCTGTCTACCCCCGGCGCCAGACCTGCCGCTGCACCTGCGTCTGGCACGCGCCTGGGGCCGGCCAGATGGGGCCGAGGTGCTGCGCCGCGCCCTGGTGCTGCTGGCCGACCACGAACTGAATGTGAGCGCTTTTGCTGCGCGGGTGACCGCCAGCAGCGGCGCGGGGTTGCCCCACAGCGTGCTGGCGGCCCTGTGCGCGTTGCAGGGGCCCCGGCATGGCCTGGCCGCCCTGAACGCCCACGCGCTGCTGCTGGGCGCCTTGCGCGGGACCCCCCGCGCGGCGCTGCACGAGGCCGCGCGGCAACTGGGGCGGGTGCCCGGCTTCGGGCACGCCCTGTACCCGGCCGGCGACCCCCGGGCCACGGCGCTGCTGGCCACCCTGGCACAGACGTGGCCTGGGGCCCCCGGCGTACAGGCCGCGCTGGCCCTGGGCACGGCGGCCCAGGAAGAGACAGGCGAACACCCCAATGTGGATCTGGCGCTGGCCACCCTGATTCATGTTCTGGGCCGCGACCCAGAAGACACCGCCACCCTGTTTGCCCTGGGACGCGCGGTGGGCTGGCTGGCCCACGCGCTGGAAGCCGGGCAGGGCGGGTTGCTGCGGCCCCGGGCGCGGTATGTGGGGCCGCCCCTGGCTGGGTCCGTTTAG
- a CDS encoding glycosyl hydrolase: protein MSTARARFPLLLGLTLALSACGSGTPQPSTPTAPGLQAQDYSTTPPPGAKGGPTNTSGALLTPAWTANAAAKGKAPTNEFWSSILFKRNAGNAYSENMFAHPLAMHARAGGLELSYPNRSQIVGAPGLEKYEYPYTPDLTLGVSALNSPDTKTDDWGDWTTTAFWSDGARTLRATFGHGLPFVYATKTGGNAQVTFIATPTVWSNQGNVLGVTVNGRHYGIFAPAGSAWSLSNTVATSTLAGKDYYSIAALPDNTVATLNDFRNYAYNFVTGSSVGWSYNAATATMNSTYTVNTVAKEGTATGTVMALYRHQWLNSGSVNTGYTYVSPRGEMKVVRGANSFTTSQKFQGVLPYLPDNGAANTLSKTQLAAYVNEANTSATLNPTGDSYWVGKGLGKLAELVPLAEQVGNTAAQTAFLDAIQRVLQDWLDGQGSNLFYYNSAWGTLIGYPQGYGSEEELNDHHFHWGYFIKAAALLTQYRPNWPAGTTPQGRTWGASINDLIMDAANWTTNTGQFPRLRNFDPYAGHSWAAGHSGFAAGNNQESSSEDMNFSTALVNWGSVTGNTAIRDLGIYLYTTETTAIEQYWFNQGGGVFPAGYNKPAVGMVWGDGGAYSTWFSAEREAIQGINFLPITAGSLYLGRNPGYLKTNYDFLGREPTMWRDIFWQVYSMYDAAGAIAKFGSGAYTPEEGETKAHTYQFLHSLNAMGQVDTTVTANTPHYAVFKKGTTRTYAAYNPGNTAITVNFSDGATLSVPARKVVSSRGGVSNPCGTDTVVPGTPGGVTSPGQTTSSISLSWGAANDNCTVSGYEVYVNGAPNTTVAGTTAEISGLSANTAYLVKVRARDGAGNLSAFTPEVTVRTSSGSTTANLPGTVTTSAGAIANGQSKSFPVNVTSAGTYRLSVQSASSLNSRLINVAFNGTNYDLAVDAGQTVIADFPNVGTGAGTITITAKSDSVVIGTVSGANLSGGGTTDPCATDSTAPSVPAGLTSPSKTSSSVSLSWTASSDNCGVSKYEVYTNGALSGSVTGTGATISGLSAGATYAFKVRALDARNNASAFTGDLSVTTATSAITVPGVITTSVGAIASGASKTYDLRVNATSNLRFLITNASSASSSAFTLNFNGRSVPLSIGAGQTIPVDFAGVVVGTRPLTITANSAGVSLGKLEAVTY from the coding sequence ATGTCTACCGCACGCGCCCGCTTTCCCCTTCTGCTTGGCCTAACCCTGGCCCTCTCAGCCTGTGGCAGCGGCACGCCGCAGCCCAGCACCCCAACCGCGCCGGGACTGCAAGCGCAGGACTACAGCACCACGCCCCCGCCTGGCGCCAAGGGCGGCCCCACTAACACGTCGGGCGCGCTGCTGACCCCGGCCTGGACGGCCAACGCGGCGGCCAAGGGCAAGGCGCCCACGAACGAGTTCTGGTCGTCCATCCTCTTCAAGCGCAACGCGGGCAACGCCTACTCCGAGAACATGTTCGCCCACCCGCTGGCCATGCACGCCCGCGCGGGTGGCCTGGAACTCAGCTACCCCAACCGCTCGCAGATCGTGGGCGCGCCCGGACTGGAAAAATACGAATATCCCTATACCCCGGACCTGACCCTGGGCGTGAGTGCCCTGAACTCGCCCGACACCAAAACCGACGACTGGGGCGACTGGACCACCACCGCGTTCTGGAGTGACGGCGCCCGCACCCTGCGCGCCACCTTCGGGCACGGCCTGCCCTTTGTGTACGCCACGAAAACCGGCGGCAATGCCCAGGTCACCTTTATCGCCACACCCACGGTCTGGTCGAACCAGGGCAATGTCCTGGGGGTCACGGTGAACGGGCGCCACTACGGCATCTTTGCGCCGGCCGGCTCCGCCTGGAGCCTGAGCAACACCGTCGCCACCTCCACGCTGGCAGGCAAGGACTACTACTCCATTGCCGCCCTGCCCGACAACACCGTCGCCACCCTGAACGACTTCCGGAATTACGCCTACAACTTCGTGACGGGCAGCAGTGTGGGCTGGAGCTACAACGCGGCCACCGCGACGATGAACAGCACCTACACCGTGAACACGGTGGCCAAGGAAGGCACGGCGACCGGTACGGTCATGGCGCTCTACCGCCACCAGTGGCTGAACTCGGGCAGCGTGAACACGGGCTACACCTACGTCTCGCCCCGTGGAGAGATGAAGGTGGTGCGCGGCGCGAACAGCTTTACCACCAGCCAGAAGTTCCAGGGCGTGCTGCCCTACCTGCCGGACAACGGCGCGGCCAACACCCTGAGCAAGACGCAACTGGCCGCCTACGTGAACGAGGCCAACACCAGCGCCACCCTGAACCCCACCGGGGATTCCTACTGGGTAGGCAAGGGTCTGGGCAAGCTGGCCGAACTGGTGCCGCTGGCCGAGCAGGTGGGCAACACGGCCGCGCAGACCGCCTTCCTGGACGCCATTCAGCGCGTGCTCCAGGACTGGCTGGACGGCCAGGGCAGCAACCTCTTCTACTACAACTCGGCGTGGGGCACCCTGATCGGCTATCCGCAGGGCTACGGCAGCGAAGAAGAACTGAACGACCACCACTTCCACTGGGGGTATTTCATCAAGGCCGCCGCGCTGCTCACGCAGTACCGCCCGAACTGGCCGGCGGGCACCACCCCGCAGGGCCGCACCTGGGGCGCGAGCATCAACGACCTGATCATGGACGCAGCGAACTGGACCACCAACACGGGCCAGTTCCCCCGCCTGCGCAACTTTGACCCCTACGCCGGGCACTCTTGGGCCGCCGGGCACTCGGGCTTTGCGGCCGGGAACAACCAGGAATCCTCCAGCGAGGACATGAACTTCTCCACGGCGCTGGTGAACTGGGGTTCGGTGACGGGCAACACCGCCATCCGCGACCTGGGCATCTATCTGTACACCACGGAAACCACGGCCATTGAGCAGTACTGGTTCAATCAGGGCGGCGGGGTCTTCCCGGCCGGGTACAACAAACCGGCGGTGGGCATGGTCTGGGGCGACGGTGGCGCCTATTCCACGTGGTTCAGTGCGGAGCGCGAGGCCATTCAGGGCATCAACTTCCTGCCCATCACGGCGGGCAGCCTGTACCTGGGCCGCAACCCCGGGTACCTGAAGACGAACTACGACTTCCTGGGGCGCGAACCCACCATGTGGCGCGACATCTTCTGGCAGGTCTACAGCATGTACGACGCGGCCGGGGCCATTGCCAAGTTCGGCAGCGGCGCCTACACCCCGGAAGAAGGCGAGACCAAAGCCCACACCTACCAGTTCCTGCACAGCCTGAACGCCATGGGGCAGGTGGACACGACCGTGACCGCCAATACCCCCCACTACGCGGTGTTCAAGAAGGGCACCACCCGCACCTACGCGGCCTATAACCCGGGTAATACGGCCATCACGGTGAACTTCTCGGACGGCGCGACCCTCAGCGTGCCGGCCCGGAAGGTGGTGTCTTCACGCGGTGGGGTCTCGAACCCCTGCGGCACCGACACGGTGGTCCCCGGCACGCCGGGCGGCGTGACCTCGCCGGGCCAGACCACGTCCTCCATCAGCCTGAGCTGGGGCGCGGCCAACGACAATTGCACGGTCAGCGGCTACGAGGTGTATGTCAACGGGGCGCCCAACACCACCGTTGCCGGGACCACGGCTGAGATCAGCGGCCTGAGTGCCAATACGGCCTACCTGGTGAAGGTCCGCGCCCGTGACGGCGCGGGCAACCTGAGCGCCTTTACCCCAGAAGTCACGGTGCGCACTTCCTCGGGCAGCACCACGGCCAACCTGCCCGGGACGGTGACTACCAGCGCCGGCGCCATTGCCAACGGCCAGAGCAAGAGCTTCCCAGTGAACGTGACCTCGGCGGGTACCTACCGCCTGTCGGTGCAGAGCGCGTCCAGCCTGAACAGCCGCCTGATCAACGTGGCGTTCAACGGCACGAACTACGACCTCGCTGTAGACGCGGGGCAGACCGTGATTGCCGACTTCCCCAACGTGGGCACCGGCGCGGGGACCATCACGATCACGGCCAAGAGTGACAGCGTGGTGATCGGCACGGTCAGCGGCGCAAACCTGAGCGGCGGGGGCACCACCGACCCCTGCGCCACGGACAGCACGGCGCCCAGCGTGCCTGCCGGCCTGACCTCCCCGAGCAAAACCAGCAGCAGCGTGTCCCTCAGCTGGACGGCCAGCAGCGACAACTGCGGCGTCAGCAAGTACGAGGTATACACGAACGGCGCCCTGAGCGGCAGCGTGACCGGCACCGGGGCCACCATCAGCGGCCTGAGCGCGGGCGCCACCTACGCTTTCAAGGTCCGCGCACTGGACGCCCGGAACAACGCCTCAGCGTTCACTGGCGACCTGAGCGTCACCACCGCCACCAGCGCCATCACGGTGCCCGGCGTGATTACCACCAGTGTGGGCGCGATTGCCAGTGGCGCCAGCAAGACCTACGACCTGCGGGTCAATGCCACCAGCAACCTGCGCTTCCTGATCACGAACGCCAGCAGCGCGTCCAGCTCGGCCTTTACCCTCAACTTCAACGGGCGGAGCGTGCCGCTCTCCATCGGCGCCGGGCAGACCATTCCGGTGGACTTCGCTGGGGTGGTCGTCGGCACCCGGCCGCTGACCATCACCGCCAACTCGGCGGGGGTCAGCCTGGGCAAGCTGGAAGCCGTGACGTATTGA
- a CDS encoding substrate-binding domain-containing protein, producing MPSASAEPPPGPRVTLRDVARALGVSVATVSNAYNRPDQLSAELRGRILQQAQALGYHGPDPLARSLRRGRTGVLGVVYDAPLDYAFADPAAVLFLGSVARAVQGEGLSALLLASPHGPDADATLPVRSASVDGFIVYCAAGGSALLRAVLDRRLPTVLVDQDPQPGVVGVGIDDLGGAQAAAAHLLALGHRQLGAVCLPLTPGGLLASGGGPLAPDFSPPTGYRPSVQRLAGYRAALLGVPEAALHLTETMQNTPEEGEARALALLQAQPGLSALLCMSDVLAQGALRAAAALGRQVPGDLSVIGYDDLPSSAALNLTTVWQPTAEKGRAVGEAMRALLRGEAAHELCLPTRLTLRGTAAPPPALP from the coding sequence ATGCCTTCTGCCAGTGCTGAGCCGCCGCCGGGGCCCCGGGTCACCCTGCGGGATGTGGCGCGGGCCCTGGGGGTCAGCGTGGCCACTGTCAGCAACGCCTACAACCGCCCCGACCAGCTGAGTGCCGAGCTGCGGGGCCGCATTCTGCAGCAGGCACAGGCCCTGGGGTACCACGGCCCCGACCCCCTGGCGCGCAGCTTGCGCCGGGGCCGCACCGGAGTGCTGGGCGTGGTGTACGACGCCCCGCTGGACTACGCCTTTGCCGACCCGGCGGCCGTGCTGTTCCTGGGCAGCGTGGCCCGCGCGGTGCAGGGCGAGGGCCTAAGTGCCCTGCTGCTGGCCAGTCCGCACGGTCCAGACGCCGACGCCACCCTGCCGGTGCGCAGCGCCAGCGTGGACGGCTTCATCGTGTACTGCGCAGCCGGGGGCAGTGCCCTGCTGCGCGCGGTGCTGGACCGCCGCCTGCCCACCGTGCTGGTGGACCAGGACCCTCAGCCCGGCGTGGTGGGCGTGGGTATTGACGATCTGGGGGGCGCGCAGGCCGCTGCCGCCCACCTGCTGGCCCTGGGGCACCGCCAGCTGGGCGCCGTGTGCCTGCCCCTGACGCCGGGCGGCCTACTGGCTTCGGGGGGCGGCCCCCTGGCCCCGGATTTCAGCCCGCCGACCGGCTACCGGCCCTCGGTGCAGCGGCTGGCCGGCTACCGCGCGGCGCTCTTGGGTGTGCCGGAGGCCGCCCTGCACCTCACCGAAACTATGCAGAACACCCCCGAAGAGGGCGAGGCCCGCGCGCTAGCGCTGCTGCAGGCCCAGCCCGGCCTGAGCGCCCTGCTGTGCATGAGTGATGTGCTGGCCCAGGGGGCCCTGCGCGCCGCTGCCGCCCTGGGCCGACAGGTGCCCGGGGACCTGAGCGTGATCGGCTACGACGACCTGCCCAGCAGCGCGGCGCTGAACCTGACCACCGTGTGGCAGCCCACCGCCGAGAAGGGCCGGGCCGTGGGCGAGGCCATGCGGGCGCTGCTGCGCGGCGAGGCCGCCCATGAACTCTGCCTTCCCACCCGCCTCACCCTGCGCGGCACTGCGGCCCCCCCACCTGCACTACCCTGA
- a CDS encoding MFS transporter gives MSHPPAPLPARRAVSIMFLINGVLFATWGVNIPGVRDSLNLSEAQIGAALLAVGLGSLCTMPLTGGWTARYGSHRVTWAVSVGCMVSLLLPFVAPNFAALVAALAVLGALNGCMDVAMNAQGVTVEKAMGRPIMSRLHAYFSLGGLLGAGLGSLLVGRVPLGTHALLVVGVTATAALLSGRFLLPDAAPAPAQLAAHEQQPRRSPLSAAAALLGALCFLGMLAEGANYDWAALYFRDVLGVAGGASGLGYVAFVGAMTLGRWFGDRARAQLSDQLTVRGGAALTALGLGLALLARDPLLAAAGFALSGLGLSNVVPVMYGAAGHALAGRGIAQVATIGYGGFLLGPPAIGFIAQHVGLGAALGLALGAAALVAVLGGRAFALIRGQAAPTPADA, from the coding sequence ATGTCCCACCCACCAGCCCCCCTCCCTGCCCGGCGCGCCGTCAGCATCATGTTCCTGATCAACGGCGTGCTGTTCGCCACCTGGGGTGTGAACATCCCGGGTGTGCGCGACAGCCTGAACCTCAGCGAAGCCCAGATTGGCGCCGCACTGCTGGCGGTCGGGCTGGGCAGTCTGTGCACCATGCCGCTCACCGGGGGCTGGACCGCGCGGTACGGCAGCCACCGCGTCACCTGGGCCGTGTCGGTGGGCTGCATGGTGAGTCTGCTGCTGCCCTTTGTCGCGCCAAACTTTGCGGCGCTGGTGGCGGCCCTGGCGGTACTGGGCGCCCTGAACGGCTGTATGGACGTGGCCATGAATGCCCAGGGCGTCACCGTGGAAAAGGCCATGGGCCGGCCCATCATGAGCCGCCTGCACGCCTACTTCAGCCTGGGGGGACTGCTGGGCGCGGGGCTGGGGAGCCTGCTGGTGGGGCGCGTGCCCCTGGGTACCCACGCGCTGCTGGTGGTGGGGGTCACGGCCACAGCGGCGCTGCTCTCGGGCCGGTTCCTGTTGCCCGACGCGGCGCCTGCACCCGCACAACTGGCCGCTCATGAACAGCAGCCGCGCCGCTCTCCCCTCAGCGCGGCGGCGGCGCTGCTGGGCGCCCTGTGCTTTCTGGGCATGCTGGCCGAGGGGGCCAATTACGACTGGGCGGCCCTCTATTTCCGGGACGTGCTGGGGGTGGCAGGCGGGGCCTCGGGGCTGGGCTACGTGGCGTTTGTGGGGGCCATGACGCTGGGGCGCTGGTTCGGGGACCGCGCCCGCGCCCAGCTGAGCGACCAGCTCACAGTGCGCGGCGGCGCCGCGCTGACCGCGCTGGGCCTGGGGCTGGCGCTGCTGGCGCGCGACCCGCTGCTGGCGGCCGCCGGCTTTGCCCTGTCGGGCCTGGGCCTCAGCAACGTGGTGCCGGTGATGTACGGCGCGGCCGGACACGCTCTGGCGGGGCGCGGCATTGCCCAGGTGGCGACCATCGGGTACGGCGGGTTCCTGCTGGGGCCTCCCGCCATTGGGTTTATTGCCCAACACGTAGGGCTGGGGGCCGCCCTGGGGCTGGCCCTGGGCGCGGCGGCGCTGGTGGCGGTGCTGGGTGGCCGTGCCTTTGCGCTGATCCGGGGCCAAGCGGCCCCCACACCCGCCGACGCCTAA
- a CDS encoding polyphosphate kinase 2 family protein — protein MKLEPYRVAPRTAPCLADWATDEHGGLKKEEGQAQTATLLPQIADLQERLYAENKQALLIVLQARDAGGKDGTVKHVFGALNPNGVRVSNFKAPTPEEQAHDFLWRVHAQAPRHGIVGIFNRSHYEDVLVPAVQGHLDEKAIQRRLEHIRAFEALLADHGTRILKFYLHISPEQQRSRLQERLNDPTKHWKFNPSDLEARAQWDDYTRVYETILATSTEAAPWYVIPADRKWFRNLLISHVVLSTLQDMNPAFPTPNFDPKSITIA, from the coding sequence ATGAAACTCGAGCCTTACCGCGTGGCCCCACGCACGGCACCCTGTCTGGCTGACTGGGCTACTGACGAGCACGGCGGCCTGAAGAAAGAGGAGGGCCAGGCCCAAACTGCCACGCTTCTTCCCCAGATCGCTGACCTGCAAGAACGCCTTTATGCCGAGAACAAGCAGGCACTCCTGATCGTGCTTCAGGCGCGCGACGCAGGCGGCAAGGACGGTACGGTCAAACATGTTTTCGGCGCCCTGAACCCCAACGGCGTGCGCGTAAGCAATTTCAAGGCGCCCACCCCAGAGGAGCAGGCCCACGACTTCCTTTGGCGCGTGCATGCGCAGGCACCGCGTCACGGTATCGTGGGCATTTTCAACCGCAGCCACTACGAAGACGTCCTGGTGCCCGCTGTGCAGGGCCACCTGGACGAGAAAGCTATTCAGCGCCGTCTGGAGCACATCCGGGCTTTCGAGGCACTGCTGGCCGACCACGGCACGCGCATCCTAAAATTCTACCTGCATATCAGCCCAGAGCAGCAGCGCTCACGCCTGCAAGAACGGCTGAATGATCCCACCAAACACTGGAAGTTCAACCCCAGTGATCTGGAAGCGCGGGCGCAGTGGGACGACTACACCCGCGTCTACGAAACCATTCTGGCAACCAGTACAGAGGCAGCGCCGTGGTACGTCATTCCGGCAGACCGAAAATGGTTTCGCAATCTGCTGATCAGCCATGTGGTGCTGTCTACCCTGCAAGACATGAATCCAGCCTTTCCGACCCCGAACTTTGACCCCAAGAGCATCACCATTGCTTGA